In Bacteroidota bacterium, one DNA window encodes the following:
- the ispE gene encoding 4-(cytidine 5'-diphospho)-2-C-methyl-D-erythritol kinase, which produces MSRTYYSYCKINLGLEVLGRRPDGYHDLNTIFYRLDEPFDRFEVDLSDRYSLRVEGSSVPSDNSNLVTRAIRACAEVMGEQMPGLSISLQKRVPVGAGLGGGSANAALAIKIFSDLVAPIPTETQFNIAGSLGADVPFFLLESRMALAGGIGDILTPIEFVLANPIVLVKPLEISINTAEAYRRLDEIGERSNATELVAVLRQPIAEWKYGLRNDFEPIALSIAPQLETLRDDLERSGALFVRISGSGSAFFAIYSSIADAETAVAQQRADPTRAVYLNPGLPVG; this is translated from the coding sequence ATGAGCCGAACATACTACTCATACTGCAAGATTAACCTCGGGCTTGAGGTGCTTGGCCGTCGGCCCGATGGGTATCACGACCTCAACACCATTTTCTATCGGTTAGACGAGCCGTTCGATAGATTCGAGGTCGATCTCTCCGACAGATACTCGCTTCGAGTAGAAGGTAGTTCTGTACCGTCCGACAACAGCAATCTGGTGACGCGAGCAATCAGAGCCTGTGCTGAGGTGATGGGAGAGCAAATGCCGGGGCTCTCGATCAGTCTGCAGAAACGGGTCCCGGTCGGAGCCGGACTTGGCGGCGGCTCGGCAAATGCTGCTTTAGCAATCAAAATCTTTTCGGATCTGGTCGCTCCGATTCCTACGGAGACTCAATTCAACATTGCAGGGTCTCTCGGAGCTGATGTCCCGTTTTTTCTTCTCGAGTCTCGAATGGCATTGGCTGGAGGGATTGGGGACATACTCACGCCGATTGAGTTCGTACTCGCAAATCCGATCGTACTCGTAAAACCGCTTGAAATATCTATCAACACCGCCGAGGCATATCGTCGGCTTGATGAAATCGGTGAACGATCGAACGCGACAGAACTCGTCGCAGTACTTCGTCAACCGATTGCAGAATGGAAATATGGGCTCCGAAACGATTTTGAGCCGATTGCGCTTTCCATTGCTCCGCAATTGGAGACATTACGCGATGACCTGGAGCGATCTGGCGCACTGTTCGTACGAATAAGCGGAAGTGGAAGCGCCTTTTTTGCGATCTATTCGAGCATCGCCGACGCAGAGACCGCAGTCGCCCAACAACGGGCCGACCCAACGCGAGCGGTCTATCTCAATCCGGGCTTGCCAGTGGGATGA
- a CDS encoding L-lysine 6-transaminase, with product MRISADRVHETLGKHMLVDGFDLVVDLRKSQGNFIHDARTGKRFLDFFTFFASCPVGMNHPSMEEEEFKTRLLSAAMNKPSSSDAYTVEMAEFVETFSQVAIPEYLPHLFLIEGGGAAVENALKVAFDWKVRKNFLKGYTQERGHMIMHFRYAFHGRNGYALSLTNTDPTKTLYFPKFKEWPRIDSPFLTFPLNEENLAKAAEAEEKSLKQMKEAFMNYPDQIAAIIIEPIQGEGGDNYFSENFHRTLRRLADENDALLIYDEVQTGIGLTGKMWAHQHYVQPDIMTFGKKMQVCGLLASRRIDEVHDNVFLKSSRINSTWGGNLVDMVRAQKYLEIIRDENLVENAHSQGEYMLGQVQSLAEEFPTVIANPRGKGLMIAFTLAEAQMRDALRQKCYDEGLILIGCGDRSIRFRPALNISREEIDMGITVIREQIKELSLREF from the coding sequence GTGCGTATATCCGCCGACCGCGTCCACGAGACGCTCGGAAAGCACATGCTTGTTGACGGGTTCGACCTGGTGGTCGACCTTCGCAAATCCCAAGGAAATTTCATTCATGACGCCCGAACCGGCAAGCGCTTCCTCGACTTCTTTACCTTCTTTGCGAGTTGCCCCGTAGGGATGAACCATCCGAGCATGGAAGAGGAAGAGTTCAAGACTCGCCTCCTCTCTGCCGCGATGAACAAGCCCTCGAGCTCCGATGCATACACGGTCGAGATGGCGGAATTTGTCGAAACGTTCAGCCAGGTTGCAATCCCAGAGTACCTTCCCCACCTATTCCTGATCGAGGGCGGCGGCGCGGCGGTGGAAAACGCTCTGAAGGTTGCATTCGACTGGAAAGTCCGGAAGAATTTTCTCAAAGGCTATACGCAGGAGCGTGGTCACATGATCATGCATTTCCGCTACGCATTCCATGGCCGTAACGGTTACGCCCTCTCGCTGACGAATACCGACCCGACCAAGACACTCTATTTCCCGAAGTTCAAAGAATGGCCAAGGATCGACTCGCCGTTCCTCACCTTTCCGCTTAATGAAGAGAACCTCGCCAAAGCTGCCGAAGCGGAGGAGAAGTCGCTCAAGCAGATGAAAGAGGCCTTCATGAACTATCCCGACCAAATCGCGGCGATCATCATCGAACCGATCCAGGGCGAGGGCGGAGATAATTATTTCAGCGAGAATTTCCACCGGACATTGCGTCGGCTTGCCGATGAAAACGATGCGTTGCTTATTTATGATGAGGTTCAGACAGGCATTGGCCTCACCGGAAAGATGTGGGCGCACCAACACTATGTCCAGCCCGACATCATGACCTTCGGAAAAAAGATGCAAGTCTGCGGCCTGCTTGCCTCACGTCGCATCGATGAGGTGCATGATAATGTCTTTCTGAAGTCGAGTCGTATTAACTCGACCTGGGGCGGCAATCTCGTCGACATGGTTCGTGCGCAGAAATACTTGGAGATCATCCGTGACGAGAATCTCGTCGAGAATGCGCACAGCCAAGGTGAGTATATGCTTGGTCAGGTGCAATCACTGGCCGAAGAATTTCCGACCGTCATTGCGAACCCTCGCGGCAAAGGGCTGATGATCGCCTTTACACTTGCCGAGGCCCAGATGCGCGACGCATTGCGTCAAAAATGTTACGACGAAGGGCTGATTCTGATCGGCTGCGGCGACCGTTCGATCCGATTCCGGCCTGCGCTCAATATTTCCCGCGAAGAGATCGATATGGGGATTACGGTCATTCGCGAACAAATCAAGGAGCTATCGCTTCGAGAATTTTAA
- the guaB gene encoding IMP dehydrogenase, which produces MAKTATTRLSVSKSSLPLDLQSKFPYGDGITYDDVLLVPNYSEVLPREVDISTQFTRNIRLYSPFVSSAMDTVTESAMAIAMAREGGIGIIHKNLSIQRQAEEVDRVKRSESGMIQHPITLKKGHTLRDAVLLMEKYSISGIPVIDEEERLVGMLTNRDIRFETNRDKRIEDIMTKENLVIAPVGTTLEKAERILQSNKIEKLPVVDRSGKLRGLITFKDIQKKKRYPNAAKDSAGRLVCGAAVGISADTLDRVAALVASNLDVVIVDTAHGHTRGVIEMVKRVRKTFKQIDVVAGNVATGEGALALIDAGVDAVKVGVGPGSICTTRIVAGVGVPQLSAVMLASVVGAKKGVPIIADGGIKQTGDIPKAIAGGASTVMIGNLFAGTEESPGEKMFLEGRAYKTYRGMGSLSAMAQGSADRYFQDVEEGLAKMVPEGIEGRVPFKGSLSEIIYQMAGGLKAAMGYTGSATIQELQAKGKFVRISPASLRESHPHDVTITKEAPNYHL; this is translated from the coding sequence ATGGCAAAGACCGCAACAACCCGCCTTTCTGTTTCCAAATCCTCACTTCCGCTCGACCTGCAATCGAAGTTTCCCTACGGCGACGGCATCACATACGATGATGTGTTACTCGTACCGAACTATAGCGAAGTACTCCCGCGCGAAGTAGATATATCGACCCAGTTTACCCGCAATATTCGTCTCTATTCGCCGTTTGTCTCAAGCGCGATGGATACGGTGACCGAGTCGGCAATGGCGATCGCAATGGCCCGTGAGGGGGGAATCGGCATTATCCACAAGAATCTTTCTATTCAGCGTCAGGCGGAAGAAGTCGATCGGGTCAAACGCAGCGAAAGCGGGATGATCCAGCACCCGATCACCCTCAAGAAAGGCCATACACTCCGCGATGCGGTATTACTGATGGAGAAATACAGCATTTCGGGTATTCCGGTGATTGACGAGGAGGAGCGCCTGGTTGGGATGCTTACCAACCGCGATATCCGCTTCGAGACGAATCGTGACAAGCGGATCGAGGACATCATGACGAAGGAAAATCTTGTCATTGCTCCAGTTGGAACAACGCTCGAAAAGGCCGAGAGAATATTGCAGTCGAACAAGATCGAAAAGCTTCCCGTCGTTGATCGGTCCGGAAAATTACGCGGACTGATTACGTTTAAGGATATTCAGAAGAAAAAGCGCTATCCTAATGCGGCAAAAGACTCTGCGGGTAGGCTAGTTTGCGGTGCCGCTGTTGGTATCTCGGCGGATACGCTCGATCGTGTAGCTGCGCTCGTGGCCTCAAACTTGGATGTTGTTATCGTTGACACCGCCCATGGTCATACACGAGGCGTGATCGAGATGGTCAAGCGCGTCCGCAAGACATTCAAGCAGATTGATGTCGTTGCCGGAAATGTCGCAACCGGCGAGGGAGCGCTCGCACTGATCGACGCCGGTGTGGACGCCGTGAAGGTTGGTGTCGGTCCCGGGTCGATTTGCACGACCCGTATTGTAGCCGGAGTTGGTGTACCTCAGCTTTCTGCCGTGATGCTGGCATCCGTTGTTGGGGCGAAAAAAGGTGTCCCGATCATTGCCGATGGCGGCATCAAGCAAACAGGCGATATCCCGAAGGCCATCGCCGGCGGTGCGTCAACGGTTATGATCGGCAACCTCTTTGCCGGAACGGAAGAATCGCCTGGCGAAAAGATGTTTCTCGAGGGCCGAGCATATAAGACTTATCGAGGAATGGGTTCGCTTTCCGCAATGGCGCAAGGGTCGGCTGATCGCTATTTCCAGGATGTAGAAGAGGGACTCGCAAAGATGGTGCCGGAAGGAATCGAAGGACGTGTACCGTTCAAGGGGTCGCTCTCCGAGATCATTTATCAGATGGCGGGCGGACTGAAAGCGGCAATGGGCTACACCGGTTCTGCCACCATTCAGGAGCTTCAGGCAAAAGGGAAGTTCGTGCGTATCTCACCTGCAAGCTTGCGAGAGTCGCATCCGCACGATGTAACGATCACAAAAGAGGCACCGAATTATCATTTGTAA
- a CDS encoding T9SS type A sorting domain-containing protein has translation MKHVLVACIVCAISVASVANAQWERIGPTGGVVTSFATKGSLTFAGTIGAGVITSADSGKTWRESRIDDSVMAVAVIGNHIFAGTAGNGIFRSDDDGTHWAKLAGTEAIPGITALAVIDTELYATTNGLGVKRSANLGESWSAITNGLNGDWWIGSLAVVGTDLFACSGRGYVYRRSSVTTPWVTIDSNRFNVSAVGGSLYTCTFGNTDVRRSTDHGASWTVVDSGIVGGCSVVTKVCATENVVLALGNQSGVFRTVDNGSHWTVTSLYSMIAATAIGDVTLVGDYQGIHRSTDLGASWELSNNGIYMFEQAPPPMAHLLSIGNRLLAGVYAQGSVSMFRSDDSGYHWVGSGNGLASNTTIHDLLNLNGSVYAAADSKGVFRSDDDGLTWNPTSQAPNQTGMVYSLTPQGSNVLCGTVYTGGIWMSSDKGVNWAERDNGFSYMLGTSLYSDAQLLCSNGDALIAATGYGGIFASSDLGNSWHRTAPNLMASALYAWGKDFYAASTDTMTANVTVSVSHDSGVTWQLLPATGLTMIFGSIRAFVTEKNRMLAGGSGGVFVSLDSGASWSQFNEGLEDRNVFNFALYDGYVYASTSYGLWRRKISDLPVGNAGIASGVVANSLGLNIYPNPASDRCVVSFDLPTPSNVTIDVVNMYGLVVATLTDEILAAGRHTIDWNASAAATGEYVIRLRVGGSTATATIVLIRE, from the coding sequence ATGAAACATGTCCTTGTTGCATGCATCGTTTGTGCTATTTCTGTTGCATCTGTAGCGAATGCCCAATGGGAACGGATCGGTCCGACCGGAGGGGTGGTAACGTCTTTTGCCACGAAGGGCTCGCTTACGTTTGCCGGGACGATCGGCGCCGGTGTCATCACCTCGGCTGATTCAGGGAAAACTTGGCGCGAGTCCCGCATTGACGATTCCGTCATGGCGGTTGCTGTGATCGGTAACCATATCTTCGCAGGGACTGCAGGAAATGGCATATTTCGTTCGGATGATGACGGCACACACTGGGCCAAGCTTGCAGGGACGGAAGCGATACCGGGCATTACCGCCCTCGCCGTCATTGACACAGAACTCTATGCAACCACGAACGGACTTGGTGTGAAGCGATCGGCAAATCTTGGGGAAAGCTGGAGTGCTATTACAAACGGCTTGAACGGCGACTGGTGGATAGGATCGCTGGCTGTGGTAGGGACCGATTTGTTCGCGTGTTCTGGTCGGGGATATGTATATCGGCGAAGCAGTGTGACGACTCCGTGGGTAACGATAGATTCTAACCGGTTCAACGTGTCTGCAGTGGGTGGTTCGTTGTACACCTGCACGTTCGGAAACACAGACGTTCGGCGTTCCACCGATCACGGAGCATCATGGACGGTTGTCGATAGTGGCATCGTGGGAGGTTGCTCGGTCGTGACCAAGGTCTGTGCGACCGAGAATGTTGTGCTAGCCCTCGGAAATCAATCCGGTGTATTTCGTACTGTTGACAATGGATCGCATTGGACCGTGACCAGCTTGTATTCGATGATCGCGGCAACGGCTATCGGAGATGTGACGCTCGTCGGAGATTATCAAGGTATTCATCGTTCGACCGATCTCGGCGCGAGCTGGGAGCTCTCGAACAACGGTATTTATATGTTCGAGCAGGCACCTCCGCCGATGGCACATTTGCTTTCGATCGGGAATCGGTTGTTGGCGGGCGTCTATGCTCAAGGCAGTGTGTCGATGTTTCGTAGCGATGACAGCGGCTATCATTGGGTTGGCAGTGGAAACGGTCTTGCGTCGAACACGACAATTCACGACCTACTAAACCTAAACGGCAGTGTGTACGCCGCCGCAGATAGCAAAGGGGTCTTTCGATCCGATGACGATGGATTGACGTGGAATCCTACTTCTCAGGCTCCGAATCAGACAGGAATGGTGTACTCGTTAACACCGCAGGGCTCGAATGTCCTGTGCGGAACAGTATATACCGGTGGTATCTGGATGAGTAGTGACAAGGGTGTGAACTGGGCGGAGCGGGACAATGGCTTCTCCTACATGCTCGGTACTAGTCTTTATAGCGATGCGCAGTTGCTTTGTTCGAACGGCGATGCGCTGATTGCCGCAACGGGATATGGCGGGATCTTTGCATCGTCAGACCTTGGCAATTCGTGGCATCGCACTGCACCGAACTTGATGGCGTCTGCACTCTATGCTTGGGGGAAAGATTTCTACGCAGCCTCTACGGATACGATGACGGCGAATGTAACGGTTTCTGTTTCACATGATAGCGGGGTGACATGGCAACTATTACCTGCCACCGGTCTTACTATGATCTTCGGCAGTATTCGGGCGTTCGTTACGGAAAAGAATCGTATGCTCGCCGGCGGTTCTGGTGGTGTCTTCGTTTCTCTCGATTCCGGTGCGAGTTGGTCGCAATTTAACGAAGGTCTCGAGGACAGAAACGTGTTCAACTTTGCGCTCTACGACGGGTATGTCTATGCCTCGACGAGCTACGGCTTGTGGCGGCGAAAGATCAGCGACCTCCCAGTGGGCAATGCAGGAATCGCTTCCGGGGTCGTGGCAAATAGCCTCGGTCTGAATATTTACCCGAACCCGGCCAGCGACCGATGCGTGGTATCGTTCGATCTGCCGACACCATCGAACGTCACAATTGATGTTGTCAATATGTACGGCTTGGTCGTCGCGACACTGACCGATGAAATACTTGCTGCGGGCCGGCATACGATAGATTGGAATGCATCAGCGGCTGCGACGGGTGAGTACGTCATTCGGTTACGGGTCGGTGGGAGCACGGCAACCGCAACGATCGTTCTGATCCGAGAGTAA
- a CDS encoding tetratricopeptide repeat protein → MDIYDDYDPFAFDDDDSPEGEKEGREDRRRYFEEEITRYREEKRSEKDPKPRAFLNPDILEELVDYCIENEKFEEALHYSKLLTEYAPFSAQAWSRRGMLEAHHGQFEEAATSYEKGLALDPTDPELSMNYGVVQEALGNTEDALVAFDRALNVDPTNDEALFSKAICLEKADRFKEAISIFQYLSSKEEYTKDALYELGFCYDSLDDFDKAIAAYEAHLDLDPYNHNCWYNLGIVYNRMGSFNKAISCYDMALAIKDTFGSAWYNRGNAYANLGKLNEAIDSYKECLKHDAEDVSAWHNLGNAYEELQRWRDAIRCFSQAIKFDPKHSESYFGRGSCYDALDHPRKALEDYDAALAINSKNSELWYAKADALYNLGRRSDAILAYKMVLELAPDDFEAWYDYGVTLLDEREFADAAAAFEQAAHLEPEWADAHYLRAKALYCNGDTLEAAVELLVAFKQDPAKRTSFDTEFPGLGSETSFYEIENIVASPKQDESEPAE, encoded by the coding sequence ATGGACATCTACGACGACTACGATCCGTTTGCATTTGACGATGACGATTCGCCCGAAGGGGAAAAGGAAGGTCGAGAAGATCGCCGTCGCTATTTTGAGGAAGAGATAACCCGCTATCGCGAGGAAAAGCGTTCGGAAAAGGACCCCAAACCCCGTGCATTCCTCAACCCGGATATTCTCGAAGAACTCGTTGACTACTGCATAGAGAACGAGAAGTTCGAAGAAGCGCTTCATTACTCCAAATTGCTAACCGAGTACGCGCCGTTCAGCGCCCAGGCATGGTCGCGTCGCGGTATGCTCGAAGCCCATCACGGCCAATTTGAAGAGGCTGCAACGTCATATGAAAAAGGCCTTGCCCTCGATCCGACCGACCCGGAGCTCTCCATGAATTACGGGGTAGTACAAGAGGCTCTCGGCAACACAGAAGACGCTCTTGTCGCGTTCGATCGTGCCCTCAATGTCGATCCGACGAACGACGAAGCGCTGTTCAGCAAGGCGATCTGTCTGGAAAAGGCCGACCGCTTCAAAGAAGCCATTTCGATTTTCCAGTATCTCAGTTCGAAAGAAGAATATACGAAGGACGCTCTCTACGAGCTCGGGTTCTGCTACGACTCGCTTGACGATTTTGACAAAGCGATCGCCGCATACGAGGCGCATCTGGATCTCGATCCCTATAACCATAATTGCTGGTATAACCTTGGCATCGTCTATAACCGCATGGGAAGCTTTAATAAAGCGATTTCATGCTATGACATGGCCCTGGCGATCAAAGACACGTTCGGTTCAGCATGGTATAACCGGGGGAATGCGTATGCAAATCTCGGGAAGCTAAACGAGGCCATCGATTCCTACAAAGAGTGTCTCAAACATGATGCCGAAGATGTAAGCGCATGGCATAATCTCGGCAATGCGTACGAAGAGTTGCAGCGCTGGCGCGATGCGATCCGTTGCTTCTCGCAAGCGATCAAGTTCGACCCAAAGCATTCCGAGAGCTACTTCGGCCGCGGCAGTTGCTACGACGCGCTCGATCATCCCCGCAAAGCACTCGAAGACTATGACGCGGCGCTTGCCATCAACTCCAAGAACTCGGAGTTGTGGTATGCCAAAGCGGATGCACTCTACAATCTTGGCCGTCGCAGCGATGCGATCCTCGCATACAAGATGGTTCTCGAACTTGCGCCGGATGACTTCGAGGCGTGGTACGATTACGGCGTGACACTCCTCGACGAGCGCGAATTCGCCGATGCTGCCGCAGCGTTCGAACAGGCCGCGCATCTGGAGCCGGAATGGGCCGATGCACATTATCTTCGTGCCAAAGCGCTCTATTGCAACGGCGACACGCTGGAAGCGGCAGTGGAGTTGCTTGTCGCATTTAAGCAGGACCCCGCCAAGCGCACGTCGTTCGATACCGAATTCCCCGGTCTCGGATCCGAGACATCATTCTATGAAATCGAGAATATTGTAGCAAGTCCGAAGCAGGACGAGTCTGAGCCTGCGGAGTGA
- a CDS encoding ligase-associated DNA damage response exonuclease, which translates to MLLEPTSSGIYCSQGDFYIDPVSPVSRAIITHAHTDHARPGMKSYLTSVSGEPLVRARVGMRASIEPLSFGTQIMIGDVKVSLHPAGHILGSAQVRVEHNGEVWVVSGDYKLEPDPTCEPFEPVPCHTFITESTFGRPNYKWKPQREIFNRMNDWWSMNKTWGMASLVGAYSLGKAQRVLAGLDPEIGPIYIYPTIETYLPAYRRAGVTFPQLQLFEPERVHEIVNEGALIVAPPNIRTLFTGIEASKISTGFASGWMSRGGKHSTVYDIGFPLSDHADWNGLLHAIEATGAARVFAMHGFTKTLTEHLRTLGYEAHEWH; encoded by the coding sequence TTGTTACTCGAACCCACTTCATCCGGCATCTACTGCTCACAAGGCGATTTTTACATCGACCCGGTTTCCCCTGTTTCCAGAGCGATCATTACACATGCCCATACTGACCACGCTCGGCCGGGCATGAAGTCGTACCTGACGTCGGTCTCCGGTGAGCCACTGGTACGCGCACGGGTAGGAATGCGAGCTTCGATCGAACCTCTCTCATTCGGCACACAGATCATGATCGGAGACGTGAAGGTGAGTTTGCATCCGGCCGGGCATATCCTTGGTTCTGCTCAAGTGAGAGTCGAGCACAATGGCGAGGTTTGGGTGGTCAGCGGCGACTACAAGCTTGAGCCTGACCCAACCTGCGAGCCGTTCGAGCCTGTCCCCTGCCATACGTTCATCACTGAATCTACCTTTGGGCGTCCCAACTACAAGTGGAAGCCACAACGCGAAATATTCAATCGCATGAACGACTGGTGGAGCATGAACAAGACGTGGGGCATGGCGAGCCTTGTCGGTGCCTACTCGCTCGGGAAAGCACAACGAGTGCTTGCAGGGCTCGACCCAGAGATTGGTCCGATCTATATTTACCCAACGATCGAGACGTACCTCCCGGCCTACCGGCGCGCCGGTGTCACCTTCCCACAGTTGCAGTTATTCGAACCTGAGCGTGTACACGAGATCGTTAACGAAGGGGCGCTGATCGTTGCGCCGCCGAATATCAGAACATTGTTTACAGGCATCGAAGCGAGTAAGATATCGACGGGATTTGCCTCCGGGTGGATGTCCAGAGGCGGAAAACACAGCACCGTATATGACATTGGCTTCCCGCTGTCCGATCATGCCGATTGGAACGGCCTGCTTCACGCAATCGAAGCCACCGGTGCAGCGCGCGTCTTTGCCATGCACGGGTTCACGAAGACATTGACCGAGCATTTACGCACACTTGGCTACGAGGCGCATGAATGGCATTAA
- a CDS encoding DUF2007 domain-containing protein: MDNLQLLITLGTEFEAQIIKAKLAEAGIESLMQVADTDNMVPALDYSRGVGIYVEEADYDVARSMIDSGEDDLDDDMEIGVGD, translated from the coding sequence ATGGATAATCTTCAGTTGCTGATCACACTCGGAACTGAGTTCGAGGCACAGATCATTAAAGCAAAACTTGCCGAAGCCGGTATTGAAAGCCTTATGCAGGTTGCCGATACCGACAACATGGTGCCGGCTTTGGATTATAGTCGGGGGGTCGGCATCTACGTCGAAGAAGCCGATTATGATGTTGCTCGTTCGATGATCGATTCCGGCGAAGACGACCTCGATGACGACATGGAGATCGGCGTCGGCGACTGA
- the mdh gene encoding malate dehydrogenase, with protein sequence MKKITVIGAGNVGATVAQRVADKELAEQIVLVDVVDGIPQGKGLDMFESAPVHGTDTRIVGSNTYEETAGSDIVVITAGLARKPGMSRDDLLAKNAEIVGGCAENAFKHSPNAIFIIVSNPLDVMTYVALKKTGLPRNRVIGMAGVLDSARFRSFIAMELDVSVQDVTAFVLGGHGDSMVPLARYSTVAGIPLPELIPADRLQQIIQRTRDGGIEIVNYLKTGSAYYAPGSSAAQMVESIARNKKRVLPCAVWLQGEYGLKDTVCGVPVKLGTNGIEQIIEIKLSPEEQAELNKSSADVQANIAKVTL encoded by the coding sequence ATGAAAAAGATTACCGTTATTGGCGCCGGAAACGTCGGCGCAACCGTAGCCCAGCGTGTAGCCGACAAGGAGCTCGCCGAGCAGATCGTCCTGGTCGACGTCGTCGATGGTATTCCGCAGGGTAAGGGTCTCGACATGTTCGAGTCCGCCCCGGTCCACGGCACCGACACCCGTATCGTCGGCTCCAACACGTATGAAGAGACCGCCGGCTCGGACATCGTCGTCATCACCGCAGGTCTCGCCCGCAAGCCCGGCATGAGCCGCGACGACTTGCTCGCAAAGAATGCCGAGATCGTCGGTGGCTGCGCGGAGAACGCCTTCAAGCACAGCCCGAACGCGATCTTCATCATCGTGTCGAACCCGCTCGACGTCATGACCTACGTCGCGCTCAAGAAGACCGGTCTGCCGCGTAACAGAGTCATCGGCATGGCGGGTGTACTCGATAGTGCCCGCTTCCGCAGCTTCATCGCAATGGAGCTTGACGTGTCGGTGCAGGATGTCACGGCATTCGTACTCGGCGGTCACGGCGATTCGATGGTGCCACTTGCCCGCTACTCGACGGTCGCCGGCATTCCACTTCCCGAGCTGATCCCGGCCGATCGTTTGCAGCAGATCATTCAGCGCACGCGAGATGGTGGCATCGAGATCGTGAACTACCTTAAGACCGGCAGCGCCTACTACGCCCCCGGTTCGAGCGCAGCCCAGATGGTCGAGTCCATCGCTCGCAACAAAAAGCGCGTACTTCCCTGCGCCGTGTGGCTCCAGGGCGAGTATGGCCTGAAGGACACCGTCTGCGGCGTTCCGGTCAAGCTCGGCACAAACGGCATCGAGCAGATCATCGAGATCAAGCTCAGCCCGGAGGAGCAGGCAGAACTCAACAAGAGCTCAGCCGATGTTCAGGCGAATATCGCAAAGGTAACGCTCTAA